A window of Acidobacteriota bacterium genomic DNA:
GAGGTGCTGTGACCAGCGGGGTTTGCGACCCGAGGGGCGTGGATTTGTACTCGACAGTACGTCGAACACCGCGAGGCGGGCAAACACCGATCGGTGCGGCGAATCGCCGGCCGCAGTAGGAGCTTTACGAATAGTCCCGGTTAACGCCCGGCGAGGGACCCGTCGCGAGTGTTTGGGCGTCAGTGCTTTCTGAAGATCTGCGACAGCTGCTCTCTCGTGTGGGACGCAGCCACCTTTTGGATTTCACCCATCGCCGACGGGCGCTCGTGATCAGGAGTTTTCGTGAGGCGCCCGGCACGTTCCCGGTTGATTTCGGTGGCCCACTTCTCGAGCCCACAGAGGACATCGTGTCGCGTGATACGACCAACGAGCCTGTCCTCATCCAAGACCGGAAGACAGGCGAAGTCGCACTCGAGAAACGCCCGTGCCGCGGTCAAAAGGTCCATCTCGGGTGTCACGATGACCTCGAGGGGTGACAGGTACTCGCCCACATTGCCGCCGGCTCGTTGATCGTATGCCCAGTTGATGATGGTACGTATGACGTCTTTTTCGGTGAGCAGTCCTACCACCTCACCGTCGTCATTGACCACCGGAATCGCGGCAAATGATGAACGAGCGAGGATGCTCATGCACGGGGCCATCTCCTCGTTCTCGCGAAAGGTCTTGGAGGCTTTCTTCATGTACTTCCGCACAATTGGTGTCTTCGCCATCGGCGTCACCTCCTGCCTATTTCCCAAAGCTTAGCACCATTACGCGGTGGATCAAGGGACCTCTCTGCAAGAAGGAGTTTCGTGTACTTGACGTTCTTGGTATCCTCTCTCCGCTCGATCGCCTCTGACGGTCGATAATTTCGGAAAAGAGTCAGAAATGGCAGTCCACGTCATCAAGAAGGGCCTCGACATCCCGATCAAAGGGTCGCCGGAACAGCGAGTCGAACCGGCGCCGAGGGTCACTAAGGTTGCTGTCCTCGCTCGTGATTACCCTTTCATGAAGCCGCGTATGCATGTGCAGATCGGCGATGAGGTGAGGCGCGGTCAACTGTTGTTCGAGGACCGCAA
This region includes:
- a CDS encoding CBS domain-containing protein, with translation MAKTPIVRKYMKKASKTFRENEEMAPCMSILARSSFAAIPVVNDDGEVVGLLTEKDVIRTIINWAYDQRAGGNVGEYLSPLEVIVTPEMDLLTAARAFLECDFACLPVLDEDRLVGRITRHDVLCGLEKWATEINRERAGRLTKTPDHERPSAMGEIQKVAASHTREQLSQIFRKH